In Bubalus kerabau isolate K-KA32 ecotype Philippines breed swamp buffalo chromosome 4, PCC_UOA_SB_1v2, whole genome shotgun sequence, one DNA window encodes the following:
- the PTPDC1 gene encoding protein tyrosine phosphatase domain-containing protein 1 isoform X1, whose product MLSSQCNFIMEQAGADISPPALHSWKPSTMQDPPRRLSAVPFLSSFFEGRRHSASDPILRLQQGRRSSAAKVLSSSSLQVMVAMSSVSCAERNPTCPERKRNSGRPTPKYTKVGERLRHVIPGHVACSMACGGKACKYENAARWSEQEQAVKGIYSSWVTDNILAMARPSTEVLEKFCIIEQFRSHGIKSIINLQRPGEHASCGNPLEQESGFTYLPEAFMEAGIYFYNFGWKDYGVASLTTILDMVKVMTFALQEGKVAIHCHAGLGRTGVLIACYLVFATRMTADQAIIFVRAKRPNSIQTRGQLLCVREFTQFLIPLRNIFSCCDPKAHAVTLAQYLIRQRHLLHGYEARLLKHIPKIIHLVCKLLLDLAENRPVVTEEVADIPGLSAEIEKTVSEMITRQLDKELLRHDSDASDSFTPNAVVMDFENQDAVLSSEQELDPLWKRRNVECLQPLAHLKRQLSYSDSDLKRAESLLEQGRTPWTVPAQALLCHNPRQQKHISHCYSPQSPQLDLNKETLVRNTFSFWNHTKFGVPEGLKDDGSSIFHRTSIPKEVQRSRTFSSGISDSYNPGEPVAPNFANIPKGPNCSQQKVYHCECESHGGCGPSSVAEDGETCRRPVDYGSSPKAQFLGNETQNSKYLSEVAAHMPLQSELSVEARRILAAKALANLNEIAEKEEVKKKVEMWQKELNSRDGAWERICGEKDPFILCSLMWSWVEQLKEPVITKEDMDMLVDRCAVASEALFLLEKGQQQTILCVLHCIASLQTIPADVEEAVLARAIKAFTKVNFDSENGPIVYNTLKKIFKHTLEEKRKMTKDNPEPGI is encoded by the exons ATGCTCTCATCTCAGTGTAACTTCATCATGGAGCAGGCTGGCGCTGACATCTCGCCTCCAGCTCTTCACTCCTGGAAACCCAGCACCATGCAGGATCCACCCCGGAGGCTCTCCGCTGTGCCATTCCTCAGCTCCTTTTTTGAGGGTCGTCGCCACTCTGCCTCCGACCCTATCCTGCGGCTGCAGCAGGGGCGGCGCAGCTCTGCTGCCAAGGTGCTGTCCTCGTCCTCTCTCCAGGTGATGGTGGCCATGTCCTCTGTCAGCTGTGCTGAGAGAAACCCAACTTGCCCCGAGAGAAAAA GAAATTCAGGACGTCCAACGCCAAAATATACAAAAGTTGGAGAGCGTTTGCGGCATGTTATTCCTGGACACGTGGCCTGTTCTATGGCATGTGGTGGCAAAGCTTGCAAGTATGAAAATGCAGCCCGCTGGAGTGAACAGGAACAAGCTGTTAAAGGGATATACTCGTCCTG GGTCACTGATAATATCCTGGCCATGGCACGCCCATCCACTGAGGTCCTGGAGAAGTTCTGTATCATTGAGCAGTTCCGAAG ccACGGCATAAAAAGTATCATTAACCTGCAGCGTCCTGGTGAGCATGCCAGCTGTGGGAACCCTCTGGAACAAGAAAGTGGCTTCACATACCTTCCTGAAGCTTTCATGGAGGCTGGCA TTTATTTCTACAACTTTGGATGGAAGGATTATGGTGTAGCGTCCCTTACCACCATCTTAGATATGGTGAAGGTGATGACATTTGCCTTACAAGAAGGAAAAGTAGCTATCCATTGTCATGCAGGGCTTGGTCGAACAG GTGTTTTAATAGCATGTTACTTAGTTTTTGCAACAAGAATGACTGCTGACCAAGCAATTATATTTGTTCGGGCAAAGCGACCTAATTCCATACAAACTCGAGGACAGCTACTCTGTGTAAGGGAATTTACTCAGTTTCTGATTCCTCTTCGCAATATATTCTCTTGCTGTGACCCCAAGGCACATGCTGTTACCTTAGCACAGTATCTCATTCGTCAGCGGCATCTGCTTCATGGATATGAGGCACGACTTCTGAAACACATACCAAAAATTATCCACCTTGTTTGCAAATTGCTGCTGGACTTAGCTGAGAACAGGCCAGTGGTGACAGAAGAAGTGGCAGACATACCTGGCCTCTCAGCTGAAATCGAAAAAACTGTTTCTGAGATGATCACAAGGCAGCTGGATAAGGAGTTACTGAGACATGACAGTGATGCATCAGACTCTTTCACCCCCAATGCAGTAGTGATGGATTTTGAGAATCAGGATGCGGTTCTTTCCAGTGAGCAGGAGTTGGACCCTCTTTGGAAGAGGCGGAATGTCGAGTGTCTTCAGCCCCTGGCTCATCTGAAAAGGCAGCTCAGCTACAGTGACTCAGATTTAAAAAGGGCCGAGTCGCTTCTGGAGCAAGGGAGGACTCCGTGGACGGTGCCTGCCCAAGCCTTGCTTTGCCATAATCCCAGGCAGCAGAAGCACATAAGCCATTGTTACTCCCCACAGTCTCCACAGCTAGATTTAAATAAGGAAACGCTGGTCCGCAATACATTTTCTTTCTGGAATCACACTAAATTTGGAGTCCCAGAGGGACTCAAAGATGATGGGTCATCAATTTTCCATAGGACGAGCATTCCAAAGGAAGTACAGCGAAGTAGAACCTTCTCTTCAGGAATTTCAGATTCATACAACCCTGGGGAACCAGTCGCACCAAACTTTGCAAATATTCCTAAGGGACCAAACTGTTCTCAACAGAAAGTATACCACTGTGAGTGTGAAAGTCATGGTGGTTGTGGCCCAAGCTCTGTTGCAGAGGATGGTGAGACTTGCCGCCGCCCTGTGGACTATGGGTCCAGTCCCAAAGCACAGTTCTTGGGGAATGAAACTCAGAACAGCAAATACCTGTCTGAAGTTGCTGCACATATGCCTTTACAGTCTGAGTTGAGTGTTGAAGCAAGGAGAATACTGGCAGCCAAAGCCCTGGCAAATTTAAATGAGATTGCAGAAAAGGAGGAAGTGAAAAAGAAGGTAGAAATGTGGCAG AAAGAACTAAATTCCCGAGACGGAGCTTGGGAAAGAATATGTGGCGAAAAGGATCCTTTCATCCTGTGCAGTTTGATGTGGTCTTGGGTGGAGCAGCTAAAGGAGCCTGTGATAACCAAAGAGGACATGGACATGTTGGTTGACAGATGTGCAGTTGCCTCGGAAGCACTGTTCTTATTAGAAAAG